A DNA window from uncultured Methanoregula sp. contains the following coding sequences:
- a CDS encoding cache domain-containing protein has translation MRRSLFSCTGVLLLGLLLLSAGCTQNPSGATPPVPAATAISSQENYTSNETLVAFVDSAVLYTKTHGTQKAMAEFNNRNGSFFKGELYIYAYGFNGTTLAHPVNPEKVGKNRDDEGAIGVFVREMGSAVRNGSGFYRFTYINPLHNNTLESKMGYGVKVDDDWWLGSGVYTGPVEQTRPATMTAKGTQGS, from the coding sequence ATGAGAAGATCGTTATTTTCCTGCACCGGTGTGCTTCTTCTCGGCCTGCTTCTTCTCAGTGCCGGCTGCACACAAAACCCGTCCGGTGCAACTCCTCCAGTGCCCGCGGCAACCGCGATCAGTTCGCAAGAGAACTATACATCCAACGAGACACTCGTCGCATTCGTTGACAGCGCCGTCCTGTACACAAAGACCCATGGCACTCAAAAAGCCATGGCAGAATTCAACAACCGGAACGGCTCGTTCTTCAAAGGCGAACTCTACATCTATGCCTACGGCTTCAACGGCACCACCCTCGCCCACCCGGTCAACCCGGAGAAAGTCGGCAAAAACCGCGATGATGAGGGAGCCATCGGGGTCTTTGTCCGGGAGATGGGATCTGCAGTCAGGAACGGGAGCGGTTTCTACCGGTTCACGTACATCAACCCGCTCCACAACAACACGCTCGAATCGAAGATGGGATACGGGGTCAAAGTGGACGATGACTGGTGGCTTGGCTCCGGGGTCTACACCGGGCCGGTTGAACAGACCCGGCCTGCCACCATGACAGCAAAAGGAACACAGGGAAGTTGA
- a CDS encoding 5-formyltetrahydrofolate cyclo-ligase, whose product MREQKSSIRQILRQRKDSMEPEDRLRKSQAICSHLMTLIRDGETVMAYTSKEKEVNTVPIITTLLERKIPVIVPIIVKEDVSLRLSYLRDFAALVPSTFGVPEPIGSEIPARGEDVDTIILPMLGFDRTGGRIGYGAGYYDRFLEKFTGLRKIGIAFACQEYDSLPLDETDVRMDHIITEDGVVYP is encoded by the coding sequence ATGCGGGAGCAGAAAAGCAGCATACGGCAGATCCTGCGGCAGCGCAAGGATTCCATGGAGCCGGAAGACCGACTGAGAAAAAGCCAGGCCATCTGCAGCCATCTCATGACCCTCATCCGCGACGGTGAGACGGTCATGGCCTATACTTCCAAGGAAAAGGAGGTCAACACGGTGCCGATCATCACCACTCTTCTTGAACGCAAGATCCCGGTCATTGTCCCGATCATTGTCAAGGAGGACGTGAGCCTCCGGCTCTCGTACCTGCGGGACTTTGCTGCCCTTGTCCCGAGCACGTTCGGTGTTCCCGAGCCTATCGGGAGCGAGATCCCTGCCCGGGGCGAGGACGTGGATACCATCATCCTCCCGATGCTCGGATTTGACCGGACCGGCGGCAGGATCGGGTACGGTGCCGGGTATTATGACCGGTTCCTGGAAAAGTTCACGGGTCTTCGCAAGATCGGCATCGCGTTTGCGTGCCAGGAGTATGATTCCCTTCCGCTGGACGAGACGGATGTCCGCATGGATCATATTATCACGGAAGACGGTGTCGTATATCCCTGA
- a CDS encoding MarR family transcriptional regulator, translating to MMDEEEQLYEAFLNLFRIKNECSCSIFSECGISDLTVRQIAYLRMIDEHGEVSFSRLAEITKTSKPTVTEMINKCERMACVYRERCPDDGRIQYIRLTEKGKTIAQAEKAALQRVIERMMETLDEDERNHLIGILQKVR from the coding sequence ATGATGGACGAAGAGGAGCAGCTCTACGAGGCATTCCTGAATCTTTTCAGGATCAAGAACGAGTGCTCCTGCTCGATCTTTTCCGAATGCGGAATCTCCGACCTGACCGTCCGGCAGATCGCGTACCTGAGAATGATCGACGAACACGGAGAAGTCAGCTTCAGCAGGCTTGCGGAGATCACAAAAACCTCCAAACCCACGGTCACCGAGATGATCAACAAGTGTGAACGGATGGCCTGCGTGTACCGGGAGCGCTGTCCCGATGACGGCCGTATCCAGTACATCCGGCTGACCGAGAAAGGAAAAACGATCGCACAGGCAGAAAAGGCTGCCCTGCAACGGGTGATCGAACGAATGATGGAAACGCTCGATGAGGACGAGCGGAATCATCTCATCGGGATCCTGCAGAAAGTCCGGTAA
- a CDS encoding site-specific DNA-methyltransferase, whose amino-acid sequence MISKKIFFQNSKILIINDSVFKTKIIPPNSVDLVITSPPYNVDIKYNSHDDQISYEKYKDFSKKWMSYCYKWLKNDGKFCLNVPLDKNKGGQQSVGADLTEIAKEVGFNYYTTIIWNEGNISRRTAWGSWKSASAPYVIAPVELIIVFFKKIMEKTSGSQESDMSEEEFSTWTNGFWSFSGESKKRIGHPAPFPIELPRRCMKLFSFKGDTVLDPFLGSGSTLVACYKYNRKGIGIDIDPQYCRIALKRLENECGMGQTEITQFFPQQKTLSNEAKNRLTQSEIILQYFRDNPTVDLTYEKVNEWLKKNYPQKRMLFFDRTIRSLVESNKLIRVQNGLFRLNK is encoded by the coding sequence TTGATCTCAAAAAAGATCTTTTTTCAAAATAGTAAGATACTCATTATCAATGATAGTGTTTTTAAAACAAAAATTATCCCGCCCAATTCTGTCGACCTTGTCATCACGTCACCCCCCTATAATGTTGACATCAAGTACAATTCGCATGACGATCAGATAAGCTATGAAAAATACAAAGATTTCAGTAAAAAATGGATGAGCTATTGTTATAAATGGCTTAAAAATGACGGTAAATTTTGTCTAAATGTTCCTCTCGATAAAAACAAAGGGGGCCAGCAAAGTGTTGGTGCTGATTTAACAGAGATTGCAAAAGAAGTCGGGTTTAATTATTATACTACAATCATTTGGAATGAAGGGAATATCTCTAGAAGGACTGCATGGGGTTCATGGAAGAGTGCTTCTGCACCATATGTAATTGCTCCTGTAGAATTGATCATTGTTTTTTTCAAAAAAATTATGGAAAAAACTAGTGGTTCTCAAGAATCAGATATGTCAGAAGAAGAATTCAGTACATGGACAAATGGATTCTGGTCATTTAGTGGTGAAAGTAAAAAGAGGATTGGACACCCTGCTCCATTCCCAATTGAATTACCCCGACGTTGCATGAAATTATTTAGCTTCAAAGGGGATACGGTATTGGATCCTTTTTTAGGGAGTGGATCTACACTCGTTGCTTGTTATAAATATAATAGAAAAGGAATTGGGATAGATATTGATCCTCAATATTGTCGAATAGCACTCAAACGATTAGAGAACGAATGCGGAATGGGGCAGACAGAAATTACTCAATTTTTCCCACAACAAAAAACCCTATCAAACGAAGCAAAAAATCGACTAACTCAATCCGAAATTATTTTACAATATTTCCGAGATAATCCAACTGTAGATCTAACATACGAAAAAGTGAACGAATGGCTGAAAAAAAATTATCCTCAAAAAAGAATGTTATTTTTTGATAGGACCATTAGATCTCTTGTCGAATCAAATAAACTTATACGGGTGCAAAATGGTTTGTTTCGCTTAAATAAATAA
- a CDS encoding ATP-binding protein: MTLHESDTTEFKKSLSLIEHALKSVCGFLNHHGGVISFGRTNTGAIVGVDPADHSLRKLSQQITSRIKPEITPDIRVIEEQGKNLIIVTVPEGISKPYYLDGMAYMRTGTENRVMPPDEIKRIILSEHAVPWDDQPCRGATLDDIDAHSVKTFLEKAQKERRFDADPSIPVKIALEKLGVLNGEQPTHAAILFFGKDPQRFFIQSEVRCARFKGEEVSSTYLNMNVLHGRIDQLIEDTNRFITQTIRKAAWVIPGKMQREEHWEYPPDALREAVINAVCHRDYNSSGNVQIRIFDSRAQVWNPGTLMEGVTVDLLKVEHISRPRNKTIARLLFLIGYIEQWGSGTLSMITACERDGVPDPEFREAGNDFVVTFSHSTVNTLLEHPEILNERQRGAIEYLKVHQEISTRDYGRIYDCTERTARRDMSHLAEMNIIIVKREGRRLRYMLNPVFLSLRTNSGQQQTKK; the protein is encoded by the coding sequence ATGACCCTCCACGAATCCGACACCACTGAATTCAAAAAATCCCTCTCCCTCATCGAGCACGCGCTCAAATCAGTGTGCGGGTTCCTCAACCATCATGGTGGTGTCATATCCTTTGGCAGGACCAACACCGGTGCAATAGTAGGTGTAGATCCCGCTGACCACTCGCTTCGCAAACTCTCCCAGCAGATCACCTCCCGGATAAAACCGGAGATCACCCCGGATATCCGCGTCATTGAAGAACAGGGAAAAAACCTGATCATTGTCACGGTCCCGGAGGGAATCAGCAAACCGTACTATCTTGATGGTATGGCATACATGCGGACAGGAACCGAAAACCGGGTCATGCCTCCTGATGAAATTAAACGCATCATACTCAGTGAACATGCAGTACCCTGGGATGATCAGCCCTGCCGGGGGGCCACCCTTGATGACATCGATGCACATTCGGTAAAGACATTCCTTGAAAAGGCGCAGAAGGAACGAAGATTCGATGCAGATCCTTCGATTCCGGTTAAGATCGCACTGGAAAAACTGGGTGTCCTGAATGGAGAACAACCTACCCATGCAGCCATCCTGTTCTTCGGTAAAGATCCACAACGGTTTTTCATCCAGTCAGAGGTCCGATGCGCCCGGTTCAAAGGTGAAGAAGTCTCCAGTACCTATCTCAACATGAACGTCCTGCATGGCAGGATCGATCAGCTCATCGAAGATACCAACCGGTTCATCACGCAGACAATCAGGAAAGCAGCATGGGTTATCCCGGGAAAGATGCAGCGGGAAGAGCACTGGGAATATCCGCCCGATGCCCTGCGGGAAGCGGTGATCAATGCGGTCTGTCACCGGGATTATAATTCTTCGGGTAATGTCCAGATCCGTATCTTTGACAGCAGGGCGCAGGTCTGGAACCCCGGGACACTCATGGAAGGTGTCACGGTAGATCTCTTGAAAGTCGAACATATCTCCCGCCCCCGGAATAAAACTATTGCCCGGCTCCTGTTCCTTATCGGGTACATCGAACAATGGGGTTCGGGGACGCTCAGCATGATTACTGCCTGCGAACGGGATGGTGTTCCCGATCCGGAGTTCCGGGAAGCGGGTAATGATTTTGTGGTCACCTTCTCTCACTCGACGGTCAACACGCTTCTCGAACATCCGGAGATCCTGAACGAACGGCAACGCGGAGCAATTGAATATCTCAAGGTCCATCAGGAAATATCTACACGGGATTATGGCCGTATCTACGATTGTACCGAACGGACCGCCCGTCGGGATATGTCCCATCTTGCTGAAATGAATATTATCATTGTAAAGCGGGAGGGAAGACGACTGCGATATATGCTTAACCCGGTATTCCTGTCATTGCGGACAAATAGCGGACAACAGCAGACAAAAAAATAA
- the fhcD gene encoding formylmethanofuran--tetrahydromethanopterin N-formyltransferase, protein MEINKTEIIDTFAEAFPVWVSRVIITADTKEWAHTAAATATGFATSKIACPCEAGIECEIPARETPDGRPGVSILICAEKKNMKANVAARVSQCVLPAPTAGAFDGLPDAASRFGIRMHYFGDRYEERCVVGGRQCWKIPVMEGDYIGEERFGTVKGIAGGNFLVMGRDSKSALAAAVAGAGAIRGMKGIIMSFAGGIVKSGSKVASKNYRFPMPASTNHMFCPTLKGKIADSLVPDGVGSIYEIVINGIDEATMNNALKAGILAAAGTGKASHIGASNFDGKLGQHRFFLHGLFR, encoded by the coding sequence ATGGAGATAAACAAAACCGAGATCATAGATACGTTTGCCGAGGCATTCCCGGTCTGGGTTTCACGGGTTATCATCACTGCCGATACAAAAGAGTGGGCGCACACGGCAGCTGCGACCGCAACCGGTTTTGCCACATCCAAAATCGCATGCCCCTGCGAAGCGGGGATCGAGTGCGAGATTCCCGCACGTGAGACCCCGGACGGGAGACCCGGCGTCTCTATTCTGATCTGTGCCGAGAAGAAGAACATGAAAGCCAATGTTGCCGCCCGGGTCTCCCAGTGCGTTCTCCCGGCACCCACTGCCGGCGCGTTCGACGGCCTGCCGGATGCCGCATCGCGCTTTGGAATCCGGATGCACTATTTCGGGGACCGGTACGAGGAACGCTGTGTTGTTGGCGGCAGGCAGTGCTGGAAGATCCCGGTAATGGAAGGCGATTATATCGGCGAAGAGCGTTTCGGGACTGTCAAGGGAATAGCCGGGGGAAATTTCCTCGTCATGGGAAGAGACAGCAAATCCGCACTTGCCGCAGCAGTTGCCGGCGCCGGTGCAATCCGGGGAATGAAGGGCATCATCATGAGTTTTGCCGGCGGGATCGTGAAGAGCGGATCCAAGGTGGCAAGCAAAAACTACCGCTTCCCGATGCCTGCCAGCACAAATCATATGTTCTGCCCGACCCTGAAAGGAAAAATTGCCGATTCCCTTGTACCGGATGGCGTTGGATCGATCTACGAGATTGTCATAAACGGGATCGATGAAGCAACCATGAACAATGCCCTGAAAGCGGGAATCCTTGCAGCAGCAGGTACCGGGAAAGCAAGCCACATCGGGGCCTCGAACTTTGACGGGAAACTCGGCCAGCACCGGTTTTTCCTGCACGGGCTGTTCAGGTAA
- a CDS encoding toll/interleukin-1 receptor domain-containing protein translates to MWNFDFAISYADEEKGIANDIYRLLVNKGATVFFSNNEKSFLLGKNLKLKFSSVFSTETKFVIVIVSKSYGKKYWTKFELNTALFESKKRQYEFILPVQIDNTVLNGLNDDICYIDFRKEGLIETIDLLYQKHEEISDQDMEPTPEYWVLCFGVGSDEIFHSTDVSYARSCDALQKGLLEQISKNYPEAVAVEDARDGETFSIRIGIKWNPDEEELMIGDIGSWELLEVAPFEEIYPDDDPLDVFLQKE, encoded by the coding sequence ATGTGGAACTTTGATTTTGCAATTTCTTATGCTGACGAAGAAAAAGGCATTGCAAATGACATCTATCGGTTATTAGTCAATAAAGGGGCAACGGTCTTTTTCTCAAATAATGAAAAAAGTTTTCTTCTTGGGAAAAACCTAAAACTAAAATTTTCTTCGGTGTTTTCAACAGAAACAAAATTTGTGATTGTAATTGTCTCGAAATCGTATGGGAAAAAGTATTGGACAAAATTCGAATTGAATACCGCTCTATTCGAATCGAAAAAACGACAATACGAGTTCATTTTACCAGTTCAAATTGATAACACGGTCCTCAACGGACTTAATGATGACATATGTTATATCGATTTTCGTAAAGAGGGATTGATTGAAACTATTGATTTACTGTATCAAAAACATGAAGAAATATCCGATCAGGATATGGAACCCACACCTGAATATTGGGTACTATGTTTTGGTGTCGGATCGGATGAAATATTTCATTCTACCGACGTTTCGTATGCGAGAAGTTGTGACGCACTGCAAAAGGGCTTACTAGAACAAATTTCAAAAAACTATCCTGAAGCTGTGGCTGTTGAGGATGCGAGAGATGGTGAAACCTTTTCGATAAGAATAGGTATCAAATGGAATCCCGATGAAGAGGAATTAATGATCGGTGATATTGGATCGTGGGAATTGTTAGAGGTCGCTCCATTTGAAGAAATTTATCCCGATGATGATCCTCTGGATGTATTCCTTCAAAAAGAATAG
- a CDS encoding FprA family A-type flavoprotein, with protein MKAESYKIADGVYWVGSLDWDLRTYHGYTLDGTSYNCYLVFGEKTALIDNVYPGHSAQMWARIADAFQKEGRKEQIDIIVQNHVEKDHSGALVEIHKKYPKAPIYCTEVAEKGLLRHFPALSGAVFHHVNTGETLDLGKKTLAFVQAPLLHWPDSMFTLYAEKGILFPNDAFGQHICCAKRLDTEIPEHVLMDATQKFYANLIVPLTPLFLKKAEELTGLGLIEKVMMIAPSHGQIWTDPGKVLGAYVGWASGSSRKNKVTVIYDTMHGSTKMLAHGLAEGVIAGGCDVKLFNLHEDERSEIVKHILDSKAIMVGVPTLNDMPYPSIGDLLYYLKGLHFNRTGERFAFAFGSMGGKGGAVKMVADELKTAGFTVVGSQEVLYVPDAPELDAAFAEGLAMAKRITRK; from the coding sequence ATGAAAGCAGAATCCTACAAGATTGCTGACGGCGTGTACTGGGTCGGATCCCTGGACTGGGACCTCCGCACCTACCACGGATATACACTCGATGGAACGTCCTACAACTGTTACCTGGTCTTTGGTGAGAAGACCGCACTCATCGACAACGTGTACCCGGGACACTCTGCCCAGATGTGGGCCCGCATTGCCGATGCATTTCAGAAAGAGGGAAGAAAGGAGCAGATCGACATCATTGTCCAGAACCATGTCGAGAAGGATCACTCGGGAGCGCTTGTCGAGATCCATAAAAAGTACCCGAAGGCGCCGATCTACTGTACGGAAGTTGCCGAGAAAGGACTCCTCCGGCATTTCCCGGCCCTTTCCGGTGCAGTGTTCCATCACGTAAACACCGGTGAGACCCTGGACCTTGGCAAAAAGACGCTCGCATTTGTCCAGGCCCCGCTCCTCCACTGGCCGGACTCCATGTTCACGCTGTACGCGGAGAAGGGCATCCTCTTCCCCAACGATGCTTTCGGCCAGCACATCTGTTGTGCAAAACGACTGGATACGGAAATCCCCGAGCACGTACTGATGGATGCCACGCAGAAGTTCTACGCGAATCTCATCGTGCCGCTGACTCCGCTCTTCTTAAAGAAAGCCGAAGAGCTGACGGGCCTTGGCCTTATCGAGAAAGTGATGATGATTGCCCCGTCCCACGGCCAGATCTGGACGGATCCCGGCAAAGTTCTCGGCGCGTACGTTGGCTGGGCCAGCGGCTCCTCGCGGAAGAACAAGGTGACGGTCATCTACGATACCATGCACGGATCCACAAAGATGCTCGCCCACGGACTTGCAGAAGGAGTGATTGCCGGGGGATGCGATGTGAAGCTCTTCAATCTCCATGAAGACGAACGATCCGAGATAGTCAAGCACATCCTCGACTCAAAGGCGATCATGGTCGGCGTCCCGACCCTCAACGATATGCCCTACCCGAGCATCGGGGACCTCCTCTACTATCTCAAGGGCCTGCACTTCAACCGGACCGGGGAGCGGTTCGCATTCGCGTTCGGGTCCATGGGCGGAAAAGGCGGTGCCGTGAAGATGGTTGCCGATGAGCTCAAGACCGCAGGCTTCACGGTTGTCGGATCGCAGGAAGTCCTGTACGTTCCCGATGCCCCCGAACTCGATGCAGCCTTTGCCGAAGGACTGGCAATGGCAAAACGCATCACGCGCAAATAA
- a CDS encoding V4R domain-containing protein, translated as MQSRSGQSRGESARDVRLFSTENSVIAVDSPIKLRILELVAAGPVPFDRIVEETGKAKSTISVHIRDLEQSGLITTETDPRDTRRRLIALSSHAIGRLTNADRDARLPARVRDDMAADRPFRDDDIVSFFRYSVRVFRTQAMAMGINLDPVLQRTGFEVGSVLAPLVAAPDVKEVARKMDLFWQAHGLGAITLASTDPLTLDVRGCFECEDLPVTGHGTCSFDIGVLSAIFSHHLGCPVNVVEEQCYSSGDERCIFVITPLHGAER; from the coding sequence ATGCAATCCCGCAGCGGCCAAAGCAGGGGGGAAAGCGCCCGGGATGTCCGGCTCTTCTCAACCGAGAACTCGGTAATCGCAGTGGACAGTCCCATCAAGCTCCGGATCCTGGAACTCGTTGCTGCGGGACCGGTCCCGTTCGACCGGATCGTTGAGGAGACCGGGAAGGCCAAGTCCACCATATCCGTGCATATCCGGGATCTCGAGCAGTCGGGACTCATCACTACCGAAACCGATCCCCGGGATACCCGCAGGCGGCTCATCGCGCTCTCGTCCCATGCCATCGGCAGGCTCACGAATGCCGACCGGGACGCCCGGCTGCCCGCCCGCGTCCGCGACGATATGGCCGCGGACCGGCCCTTTCGCGATGATGACATAGTCTCCTTTTTCCGGTACTCTGTCCGGGTCTTCCGGACGCAGGCCATGGCCATGGGGATCAATCTCGATCCGGTCCTCCAGCGGACCGGCTTTGAGGTGGGAAGTGTGCTCGCCCCCCTTGTTGCTGCACCGGATGTAAAAGAAGTAGCCCGAAAGATGGATCTCTTCTGGCAGGCGCACGGGCTGGGTGCGATCACGCTTGCGTCAACCGACCCGCTCACGCTCGATGTCCGGGGCTGTTTCGAATGCGAGGACCTGCCGGTCACCGGCCACGGGACCTGTTCATTCGATATCGGTGTCCTTTCGGCCATCTTCTCGCACCACCTGGGCTGCCCGGTCAATGTTGTCGAGGAGCAGTGTTATTCCTCCGGGGACGAGCGGTGCATCTTCGTGATCACGCCCCTGCATGGCGCGGAACGCTGA
- a CDS encoding DUF2070 family protein, whose translation MSGEMDLRLEALSKYIVTSPSWIKSFALILLLSGCVEIMAMLGGSKDLVHPNLFPVAAYFLPAVGALALTPWFARRFGGKLDPGWSGLTAAIGLIISVFISLSPVILLAGFAFPTFFAVSLAFVFAFRMLLLAAVVDFHMKRVMVPALLHSGLAVALAAPFLGLWFVQLSILLHVTFAAGVLVFINVIERPMKANFRIGPLELSNAFLLHLSEGSDKLNEFFRSIGEKVVVPQVSLVMKRENKEDIILTIPNVHPGPLGEIGGSNLPKILSSMLGNSSMVFHGAASHDFNPVDEGEVRKLGETIIAGLPASCANTGCTGSVRRTCGSVNVLVQAFGDTAIAVATRSPLVTEDLEFSVGFAIMKAGEKYFRHVGFADAHNCMDALSDGVYPATELAMEYLGAAESAFAAAAGQEQAEFSAGYAARKLPYSRQDGFGDLGVQVLVVKAEGQKTAYVLFDGNNMHTGVRDEIRRRLSRIVDECEVMTTDTHVVNTVSGRNQVGLKVPLDAFYPLVEEAVTEALADAAPARTGGTTSWCHGIVVFGSQRISQIASTVNGMMGFLIPIALIIILGAFLTTAMAYYLLV comes from the coding sequence ATGTCCGGTGAGATGGACCTCCGGCTCGAAGCCCTCTCGAAATATATCGTGACGAGCCCGTCCTGGATAAAGTCGTTTGCCCTCATTCTCCTCCTCTCGGGGTGCGTGGAGATCATGGCGATGCTCGGGGGCAGCAAAGACCTCGTGCACCCCAACCTCTTCCCGGTTGCCGCCTACTTCCTCCCGGCAGTCGGGGCGCTTGCCCTGACCCCCTGGTTCGCCCGCCGGTTCGGGGGAAAGCTGGACCCTGGCTGGTCAGGGCTCACGGCCGCCATCGGCCTCATCATCTCGGTCTTCATCTCGCTCTCGCCCGTCATCCTCCTGGCCGGTTTTGCGTTCCCGACCTTCTTTGCCGTCTCGCTCGCGTTCGTCTTCGCATTCCGGATGCTCCTCCTTGCAGCAGTCGTGGATTTCCACATGAAACGGGTGATGGTCCCGGCGCTCCTCCACTCCGGCCTCGCAGTCGCCCTCGCCGCCCCGTTCCTCGGCCTCTGGTTCGTGCAGCTCTCCATCCTCCTCCACGTCACGTTTGCGGCAGGCGTGCTCGTCTTCATCAACGTCATCGAACGGCCGATGAAAGCCAACTTCAGGATAGGGCCCCTCGAGCTCTCAAACGCTTTTTTGCTCCATCTCTCGGAGGGCAGCGACAAGCTCAATGAATTTTTCCGGAGCATTGGCGAAAAAGTCGTAGTGCCGCAGGTCTCGCTCGTGATGAAACGGGAAAATAAAGAGGATATCATCCTCACCATCCCCAATGTCCACCCCGGCCCGCTCGGCGAGATCGGCGGGTCCAACCTGCCAAAGATCTTAAGCAGTATGCTTGGGAACTCCTCGATGGTCTTCCACGGGGCAGCCTCGCACGATTTCAACCCGGTCGATGAAGGGGAAGTGAGAAAACTTGGAGAAACCATCATAGCCGGCCTGCCGGCCTCGTGTGCAAATACCGGCTGCACCGGATCGGTGAGGCGGACGTGCGGGTCCGTGAACGTGCTCGTCCAGGCGTTCGGAGACACCGCGATAGCTGTTGCCACCCGGTCGCCGCTCGTCACCGAGGATCTCGAATTCTCGGTCGGGTTTGCGATCATGAAAGCCGGGGAGAAATATTTCCGCCATGTCGGGTTTGCCGATGCCCACAACTGCATGGATGCCCTTTCTGACGGGGTTTACCCGGCAACGGAACTTGCAATGGAGTACCTGGGGGCGGCGGAATCCGCATTTGCCGCAGCGGCCGGCCAGGAACAGGCAGAATTCTCTGCCGGGTACGCAGCGCGGAAACTTCCCTACTCACGGCAGGATGGCTTTGGGGATCTCGGCGTCCAGGTGCTGGTCGTGAAAGCCGAAGGGCAGAAGACCGCGTACGTCCTCTTCGATGGCAACAATATGCACACCGGAGTCAGGGACGAGATCCGGAGGAGACTTTCCAGGATTGTCGATGAATGCGAGGTTATGACCACCGATACCCATGTGGTCAACACGGTCTCGGGCCGGAACCAGGTGGGCCTCAAAGTCCCGCTCGATGCATTCTATCCTCTGGTCGAAGAAGCGGTAACGGAAGCCCTCGCGGATGCAGCTCCTGCCCGGACCGGGGGGACAACCTCATGGTGCCACGGGATTGTTGTTTTCGGATCCCAGCGCATCTCCCAGATTGCATCCACGGTGAACGGGATGATGGGATTCTTAATCCCGATCGCATTGATCATCATCCTCGGGGCGTTCCTCACCACCGCAATGGCGTATTACCTGCTGGTGTAA
- a CDS encoding putative quinol monooxygenase, protein MILVDARCTILPERQEDFTGEVKNILKKVRAEAGCHRYELFADLHQPGVFHFIEEWESQDHLDEHLAQPHMKEYFAKTASWKAAPTELTLYEIRSSRSTTLG, encoded by the coding sequence ATGATCCTTGTTGATGCCAGGTGTACAATCCTGCCTGAACGGCAGGAGGATTTTACCGGGGAAGTCAAAAATATTCTCAAAAAAGTCCGTGCGGAGGCCGGGTGCCATCGCTATGAATTGTTCGCTGACCTCCACCAGCCGGGAGTCTTTCATTTTATCGAAGAGTGGGAGAGCCAGGATCATCTCGATGAGCACCTTGCCCAGCCCCACATGAAGGAATATTTTGCAAAAACAGCGTCGTGGAAGGCAGCCCCGACCGAACTGACCCTGTATGAGATCCGGTCATCGCGATCGACAACTCTCGGGTAA